The genomic stretch ATTGTCCAAAATTCACGTTTAAAAAATATTCTATCCTGATAGCGGCTATTACTGCAGGGCCATAATATACAGGCTCTAACCCGTCAAGGGCCTGGGGTTTCTTAGTTCTTGCCGCAGGGAATAATACACAGTGGAACCTGCTCCGTATCAGCGATACCAAGCACTTTTTTAACGCTCGTATCATCAAAGGCGCCGATCGGCCAGGTTGCAATACCCAGTGCCCGGGCCTGCAGATATACGTTCTGCGCGCACCCACCGGCATCCATGGGCACATAGCGCTGTGCGCCTCGGTCGCCGTATTTTCGGGCGGTCATTTCATAGTCTGCAGTGATCACAATACAAGCCGGCACGATGGTTGATTTCAGCGAACTGCTGTACGTTGCCTGTTTTAAAGAATCGAGTACCTCGCCGGATTTAATACCGGCAAGGGAATGAGATTTCCATTCGTAGCGATAGACTCCTGCGGCGATGCTGTCTACGCTGTTGCAGACAAGGTATATCTCCAGGGGATACAAACCGCCCGCAGAAGGATAACTCCGTGTTGCTCCGCTAACGCCGTCAACGGTTTTCCCGCCGGCGGCCCATAAAAGCTGAGACAGGGCTTTAAAGGAAATTGGCTTCTTTGAAAAATTTCTGACCGAGGTCCGCCGGTAGATCGCTTCAGCTACCGATAGGCCGCCGTCGTACTGTGGAGATGCAAGAGAAATGGTGTCGGTCCATGCTGGGTTTGAATCGGTTACCTTTTCGGCACAAAATACGGCGATGGCGGCACAGGAGAAGCCTATGAATGCACCTATCGGTATCGAATGTCTGAGATGACGAGTCATAAATAAAATTCTTTCAAAGGGCGTTTTTTATTTCAGAAGGGTTCTTTTGCTGAAAGTTAAATATACTCTTATTTGGAATATATTGTAAGGTTTCGACATTATTTCGGTTTGTTTATTTAGTACATTACATTAATAATACAAGGGCAGGAGAGCAGGAGGCAGTAATGTGTTTTAAAAAGCTAACAAATAAAATGGTGATCGGAGATCCTGAGTTTGCCTGCGCCGCTTTTTGTTATCGTGCGCATGGTGAAGAGTTGATACCGTCCCCGATTCTATCCCCGATTCTATATATATGTTTATTAAAATATTTTTCTAGTTCATTCGAAATTCTCAATGTACATCCAGGTTGTGTTTAGAGAAATCATCCCCACCTATGCCTTCGGGTTTATTTTTGCAGATAACTACTGCTCTGAGTTTCATTGGCAGCAAAAATTATTTGCATTATCCTTTCACAGGCTTTGGGCAAAATGAGCCCCGGGTGTTCAAAAAGAAAGAAAATCTGGCGATATGTCGGGTTTAAATGTATATTAACGTATATTACTGAATTAAGAGACTTGCCGGCTGTGAAGTGTATTCCTGCGGATCAGGTTCTTAAAAACTTTTTTTTTATAAGGAGTCCTTCATGGGCAACAAACTTTATGTAGGAAATCTCAGTTATAGTGTAGGAGATGCTGAGCTCCAAGAACTTTTCTCGCCGTATGGCACGGTTTCATCAGCCCAGGTTATTAACGATCGAGAAACGGGTCGTTCAAAAGGGTTTGGATTCGTCGAAATGGGATCAGACGAAGAAGCCAATGCAGCGATTGCGGCATTGAATGGTAAAGAAAACGGTGGCCGTCCGCTGACCGTTAATGAAGCAAAACCCAAAACAGACCGTGGG from Chitinivibrionales bacterium encodes the following:
- a CDS encoding SagB/ThcOx family dehydrogenase — translated: MTRHLRHSIPIGAFIGFSCAAIAVFCAEKVTDSNPAWTDTISLASPQYDGGLSVAEAIYRRTSVRNFSKKPISFKALSQLLWAAGGKTVDGVSGATRSYPSAGGLYPLEIYLVCNSVDSIAAGVYRYEWKSHSLAGIKSGEVLDSLKQATYSSSLKSTIVPACIVITADYEMTARKYGDRGAQRYVPMDAGGCAQNVYLQARALGIATWPIGAFDDTSVKKVLGIADTEQVPLCIIPCGKN
- a CDS encoding RNA-binding protein, translated to MGNKLYVGNLSYSVGDAELQELFSPYGTVSSAQVINDRETGRSKGFGFVEMGSDEEANAAIAALNGKENGGRPLTVNEAKPKTDRGGRGGYGGGGGRNRY